A genomic region of Pseudomonas abietaniphila contains the following coding sequences:
- a CDS encoding WbqC family protein: MTRTITMMQPYLFPYLNYFQLIAAADVFVLGDDLQYIKSGWINRNRILEHNDARMITFPLKRDSFDLAINQRQLSDTFDDESKRLINLLKHHYSRAPHFSEVMPLLERLIGFPERNLALYIEHTLRGLCTYLDIGTRVVRASDLNLPRMLDKQDRVIQTAKLFDATLYINPMGGVALYDQDYFSRHGLALRFMQMDEISYPQYRLPFVSNLSIIDVMMFNDVERIRALLGCYSLHLGCAHSAPATVSDVAWS; the protein is encoded by the coding sequence ATGACCCGTACCATTACAATGATGCAGCCTTATCTGTTTCCTTACTTGAATTACTTTCAACTGATTGCGGCCGCGGATGTGTTCGTTCTCGGCGACGATCTGCAATACATCAAGTCGGGCTGGATCAACCGCAACCGAATTCTTGAACATAACGACGCGCGAATGATCACCTTCCCGTTGAAGCGTGACAGTTTCGATTTAGCCATCAATCAGCGTCAGTTGAGTGACACGTTTGATGATGAGTCAAAACGCCTGATCAATCTCCTGAAGCATCACTACTCCCGAGCGCCCCACTTTTCCGAGGTGATGCCGTTACTGGAGCGTCTGATCGGTTTTCCAGAGCGCAATCTGGCGTTATACATCGAGCATACCCTCAGGGGTTTGTGCACGTACCTGGACATCGGAACCCGGGTGGTCAGGGCTTCGGACCTGAATTTGCCGCGCATGCTGGACAAACAGGACCGGGTCATACAGACCGCAAAGCTGTTTGATGCGACGCTTTACATAAACCCGATGGGTGGGGTGGCGCTCTATGATCAGGATTATTTTTCCCGACATGGCCTGGCGCTAAGGTTCATGCAAATGGACGAGATCAGCTACCCACAATACCGTTTACCGTTCGTAAGCAATCTGTCGATCATTGACGTGATGATGTTCAATGACGTTGAGCGGATTCGGGCGCTTTTAGGCTGCTATTCGCTCCACCTCGGATGCGCCCACAGCGCGCCCGCGACGGTGTCTGATGTTGCCTGGTCTTGA